TTCCGGCAGGAGTCCGCGGACGGGCGCGATAATCCGTTCACGGTAGGCCTCGACTGCCTGCTCCGGGTCAATTTCCAGCGCCGAGAGACCCGGCACATCCGGAATGGCAGTGACGGTGTTCCCGATGGTCTCGCCGAAAACCTGCCCGACGTTGGATGCGGGGTCTGTGCTGACCAGCAGGACCTCCTTGCCGGACTTGGCGAGGGTGAGCGCTGTTGCACACGCTACGGAGGTCTTACCCACACCACCCTTGCCAGTGAAGAACAGGAACCGGGGTGCGTTCTCAAGAAATTTCACGCCGGGACCTGGCAGCAGCCCGTTGAGCCGCCGCAGCAGCCGCCGGACCTTTCACTCAGGCCAAGTTCCGGGCGGGACTGCGGCTCAGCTTTGGCTTCGCCCAGTCCGGCCAATGCCAGTAGTTGTCCCCTGCTCGGGTAGGTCCCGGTGGTGACTGTAACGCCGTCGACGGTAGTGAGCGGAAGGCCCTTTGATCCAACCAGGTGCATGAACCCGCGGACCGTCTCGTCCTCGGCGAAGGCGGTCGGTTCGCTGGCGAGGTTGTGGCGCGCAATGTCGGCACCGAGGCCCTGGAGATGACGCACATCCGCGGTCACGTCCACCAAGGACTGGTCCACGTCGGGGCCGCAAACACCGGTGTCACAGCAGAGAGCTGACTCGTAGATTCGGATAGCAGGCATGTGGTTCTCCTTGACGTTCATGGCGGTTCGATTCGAAGCCGATACAGAGCCCCACTCATTAGGGGCCGTCGTCCAAGAGGGGACAGCATGTTGCGACTCTCCTCTCAGTGTATCGATGACCATCGATGCATGGAAGGGGTGCCGTGAGTGACGCTGACTACCGTTCACTACCACGCATGCGGGGAGTGCGGAGAAACCGGGTGTTGATCCAGAAAGTGGACACCTGCCCAGAACCTATGACCGCTTACTTTGCGATCCTGCCCACGATCTGGCGGGCCACCAGCCGGTCGATTCCCGGCAGATGGGTGGCCCGTATGATCCACTGACGCAGGAGGCGCTGGGTCCGATTGGCGGGCAGGAACGATGCGGCGGTGCGCCTGCCGGCGGCCTGGGCCTCCTCGACCACGGGTCGCCAGCGTTGCTCGAATTCGGCGAGGGCTGAGCTGATCCCCTCAGGTGAGGCCACGGGTCCGAGGATGTCCCCCAGTAGCGCGGCACCGGCGATTGCGAGCGAGCCGCCCTGGCCCGCGAGGAGCGACACGGCGCCGCAGGCGTCCCCCACGAGAACGGTCCGGCCCCTCTGCCAGCCCGGCATGACGATCTGTGCGACCACATCGTCGTACGGATGCTCGGGGCACAGTTCCAGCAGCCGGTCGACCGCGTGGCCGAGTCCGGCGAACTCGCGGCGCAGCCGCTCCCGCGGACTCCCGGATCGCTGGTGCCCTCTCGCGCCTGCGGCGTCCCGGTAGACCATGAATGCGGCCACCTCGTCAGAGCGGAGGCTGTAGAGCCCGGCCATCCGGTCGATGCTGTCGGTGAGGACGAAGCGGTTCCGGAAACGGGCATTCAGGAGCGGTTCGGTCACGATGAAGGCGGCTGCACGCATGCCGAGGGGCGCAGGTACTCCGCTTCGGGACCGAACACCTGGGCGCGGACTCCGGAATGGATGCCGTCAGCCCCGATGAGGACGTCCGCGGCGAGCGTCACATCCGGGGAGTCATCGACGGCGACCCGCACGCCGTCCTCGTCACTCCATACCTGGGTTACCGGTGCCCCGTAGCGGACCCGCACCCGGCCCGGGGCCACGTCGTCGAGCGCAGCGAGGGCGGCGCGCTCCATGTCGGGGCGCAGCAGGCTCAGGACCTTCCCGCCGGCAAGCCGGGCGAACTGGTCGTAGTCGAGGCTGGACGTGGGGCGTCCTGTTGCATCGACATACTCGGCTGCCTCGACGTGGTAGGCCACCGCTGCGAGCCGCGGGTAGAGGCCGATCCGCTCCGCCGCCTCCACTCCCGGGCCAAAGAAGTCCATCATGTAGCCGTCGGGGCGCGGAGCAGCCGATTTCTCGAGGAGCTCGACGTCCCAGCCGGCCAAGCTGAGCTGGCGGGCCGCGACGAGACCCGCAATGCCTGCCCCGACAACCACGGCCTTCATATCCTGCCTCCAACGATCAGATCCAAGGGGCTGAAGGAGCCCGGCCGGGAGCGCAAGAACTCCAACGCCACCTGCTGGCTCATTCTTGACTCTTTCCCCGCGGGCTGTCCAACGCGCAGGACTCGGTTTCGCATCCTGCTTGGGATATGGCGCACGGGGCGTAGGGAGCAGCACACCGCGGGAGGACCCGCGTCCTTGCCAGCTGCCGGGCAATTGCCGGAGCCGCATGCTACTCACATAACGCTTCGAGAATAGCTGTGCAGGTCTCGTCCGAGAGTCAAAGACGCGCCGTGGACCCCGTCAGACGACGGGGGTATTTTGACTGCATGGACAACAAAAGCGTTCGTCCGGACGCCGCGTCGTCGACCCGATGGCTGTGGCGATGATCGGTGACGGGGCACCTGGCGCTGCTGGCGCGATGCGGTCAGTTTTTTCGCTGAGCGGCCTGCGTTGACGCGCTTGGCCGGGGCCGTGGAGATTTGTGCCGCGGTCTGGTGGGGCTCCACGCAGCCGAACGGTCGTCCCCCTTGGTTCCAACAGCAGGGAGCGAGGGGGCACGGAAGTAGGCACTGACGTGTGTCATGTTCCATGAACCCCCTCACAGTGGAACCTCCGGGCCTAGACTGTGGCTCAGAGGACATTTCCGAGGGAGGTGCCATGGAGCGATTGAGCATTTTGGACCGGTTCAGGCCTGTCGGTGCTCCCGGTCCTGCGGGCCCGGCTGGCGTGCCGGCTGCTGATATCCAAGGTCCGGCCGTTGAACTGGCACCGGTGTTCGCCGCGCTCGCCGACGACGTCGCACGGTGCGCGGCACTCGTTGACGAAGCACGCCTGAGCGCGGAAGAGGACGTGGCCCGGGCCCGCACACAAGCGGCGGCGATCCTGTCCCAAGGCCGGCTTGACGCCGGAGTGGAGCGCGCAAAGGCCGCCGCCCGGGTCGAACGGGAAGCCTCGGAGCAGGACGCGGAGCTGCTGGAACAGGCACGCCAGGAGGCAGCGGCGCTGGAAGAGTCTGGCCTGGCGCTCATGCCGGCCGTCGTCGATAAGGTCATCGATACCATGCTGGCTGCGCTGAACCCAGGACTGCTGGGCCCAGGGCCGCTGAGCCCGGGACATAAGAGCCCGGGACAGAAATGAAGGCCGACTGGGTGGCTGCCTCCGTGCGGGCACGGTCCATGGCGCAGCGCCGCGTCGGCGCTGCTGCCAGCCGGGAGGTGGCAGCTCAACCGAGCCTGGACCGTGCGCTGTCTTCGCTTCAGGGGTCAAGCTATGCGGAACGGCTCGCCGGGGCGCCAGGACTGGCGGCCGCTGAACGTGCCCTTCAGGAGACCGTTTTGTGGCAGCTGCGCGTTCTTGCCGGGTGGCTTCCGGCGTCGGGCACCGCACTTGCCCGGGCGGCTGCTGGCATTTTTGAAATCGAGAACGTCATGGCTCTGGCCCACCAACTCGCCGGCGGAGCAAAGACCCCCGAGCCCTATCACCTGGGTGCCCTTGCCACCGCATGGCCACGCGTGCGGACGGCCGGATCGAGCGAAGAACTGGCCACCATCCTGCGCGCTACAGCCTGGGGCGACGTCGGCGCTGCCGGCCCGGGCGTGCTGAGGGACGCGCTGACCGTGGCCTGGGTGCGGCGGCTGGCCGCCGTGGCACCCCCGGCGCGGCCGTGGTGCTCTGCGGTGTGCGTCCTCACCGCGGCCCGGATCCTGACTGTCGACGGCGTGACGCCCGCGGCGCCGGTGCTTCGCCTGTTGCGGCCTGTCATCGGCCGCTCGTGGGAAGCCGCCACGAGCATCGCCGAGTTCTCTTCCGCACTTCCGCCATCCCTGCGCACGGTGGTTCGGGGTATTTCGTCTCCGAAGGAGCTGTGGCGTGCGGAGGCCCGGGTCTGCGGCGCCGTAGAGAAAGATGGCTTCCATTTGCTTCGTGGTTCGAAGCCCGGACCGGACGTTGTGCTAGGCGCTATCGCAGTCCTGTCCACTGATGCGTGGCGTGTCCGGGCGGCACTGACTGCCGCTGGTGCGGCCGCCGGCTCAAGCGAGGTGCTCGATGAGGCGGCGTGAATCGGCGGCCCCAGTCCGGATGGAGCGGGTAGCCCTCGTGGTGCCCGAGCGGGACCGGCGACGCATGCTCTTCGAAGTGGCACGCAGCGCCCTTGTCGAGCTGGACCTCCCGTACGCACCCGGCGGCCGCGTCGAGGAACTCGACAAGGCGGCGGCCGCTGCTGTCATATCCGGGCCGTCAGCGGCCTTGGTGGGGTGGATGCCCCGACACGAGATTCCGGTGCTCACGGCAACGCTCGCCCCGCTCGGGGCATCGATCGTCCCCCTGCCCCGGCCGAGGTGGATTCAACCACCCACCATGCTCGGCGGCGGGAGCGGCACCACTCGCGTCTCACGGACCCTTGTGGATACTTATGGAACCGTCCCGTATGAGGATCTGGATCCCTCGCGGCTCGCCGGGATTGCCTACGTTCTGATGTTCGGGATGATGTTCGGCGACATGGGACACGGCGCGATCCTGCTGGTCGCCGGTCTCCTGTTGCGCGGCGGCCGCATCAAGAAGCTGGCCAAGCTGCAAAGGACCTGGCTTTTCGTGAGTGGGGCCGGGCTGGCCGCCATGGTCTTCGGGGCGCTGTACGGGGAGGCTTTCGGTCCTACCGGCCTGGTGCCCGTGCTGTGGCTGGAGCCCTTGGCCAATCCGGTGCCGCTCCTGGTGGCAGGCCTGGGGGTCGGAGCGTTCCTGCTTGCCGGCGCCTATGCCGTGGGCACCATCAACCGTGTCAGAGAGGGCGGTTGGGGATATGCCCTGTATGCCCGCTCCGGCGTCGCCGGCTCCCTGTTGTTCCTCGCCGTGGGGCTTCTCGTCTGGGGACTCGGCACCGGCATCGGGCTTCTGACCGCCGTGGCAGCCGTTATAGCGCTCGGCGCGCTGGTCTTCATCTTCATCGGTCTCTTCGTTGAAGCCGGAGGAGGCGTCACGGCCGCCTTCCAGGCCGGCGTCGAACTGGTTGACACTGTGATCCGTCTGGGCTCCAACCTTGTCTCCTTTGCGCGCCTCGCTGCCTTCGGGTTGACCCACGCCGCGCTGCTGATGGTGGTCTGGAACGGGACGACGGCGTTGTGGGCGCCGGATTGGCGCGCCGCCGCGGCGGTCCTGCTGTTTGTTGTGGGCAATGTGGTGACCTTCGCGCTTGAAGCGCTGGTGGCAGGGATCCAGGCCCTGCGCCTTGAATACTACGAACTGTTTTCACGAATTTTCCAGTCCGAGGGCCGCCCGTTCAAGCCGTGGTCACCGGAGCTCACCACCGCCGGAGCCCCCGGCACCGATACTCCGGTTGTCCCCTCCGGCGCACCGGCTGAAAGGCAACTCCTGTGAACCTCTGGTTCGGCACCGTTCCTGTCTTCCTCATTGCTGCAACAGGGGCTATCCTCCTGGTCAGACGCTGGCGAAAGTCTGCGTTCAAGATACTGGCAGCCCTCAATGTCGCCGTGATGGGCGGATCCCTGGCGCTACTGGCCGGGGCGCTGAATGCAGCGCCGGCAGCCGCCTCCGGCGGAGTGGGCCCGGCCCTCGCAGCAGCAGCCACCGACACACCGGCAGGCGCCGGCGGCTCAGCACTGATCGCGGCCGCCATCGCAGTGGCCGGATCCTCGATCGGCGCGGCGTTTGCCGTTGCCTACACCGGTTCGGCTGCCCTCGCCGCGATGAGTGAGCGCCCGGAAATCTTCGGCCGTGCGATGGTTGTGGTCGGGCTGGCGGAGGGGATCGCCATCTACGGACTCATTATCGCCATCATCCTCATAGGCAAGGCCTGAGCGGGGGAGTTGGAACGATGTCCCAAACCATTGCCGCGATCGGTGAACAGGCCCTGCTGGACGGCTTCCGGCTCGCCGGCGTGAGCGTCTTCGCAAGTTCCACCGATGAGGAAATCCGCCGCGCGTGGACGGCACTGCCCGCTCACACGGCAGTCGTCATCCTCACGCCCCGATCTGCACACGCGCTGGCGCCGGTTATGGCCGATCCACGCTCGCCCATGACGGTGGTGCTTCCATGACCGGGCTGGCACCGGAAGCCAACGCCGCCTTGGAACCGGTGCGCAAGGCACTCCACTCCGCGGCCGAAAAGCAAGCCGCTGAGCTCCGGGACGACGCCCGCAGTCAAGCTAGTGCCCTGTTGGATGCCGCAAGGGCCGAAGCCGCAGCGGTCCTCTCCGCCGCAGCGAACGAGGGCGGGGCCGCAGCCCGTTCCGAGGCGGCACTGCTCTCGGCGCGAGCGCGCCGCGAGGCCCACGAACTGGTACTGGCGCAGCGCAGTTCCATCCGTTTGGAACTCCACCGCCGGGTGCGGGAGGCGGCGGCTGGACTCACATCAGATCCCCGCTACGCCGAGGTGATGGAGCGGCTGACCCAACAGTGCCGGGAATTGCTCGGTCCGGATGCCGGCGTGTCCGAAAGCCCCGGCGGCGGCGTCGTCGCCGAAGCCGGCTCACGCCGTCTTGATCTTTCCCTTCCGGTGCTTGCCGGGATGACCCTGGATTCGATGCCCGGGGCGAGTGAGCTGTGGAGCCGGTAGTGGGCCGGCGGGATGGCACTGTGGTGCACGTTAACGGGCCTCTGGTGGAAATCGAGGGGGTTGACGCGCTGTCCATGCTTGAGCTGATCGCCGTCGGACCCCGGCGCATCAGCGCCGAAACGGTGGCCATTGCCGGGACCCGGGCAACGCTGCAGGCTTATGAATACACGGGCGGGCTGAAAGCCGGCGATGCTGCAGCCCCGACCGGCGGGGAGCTGTCCGGGCTCATGGGCCCGGGCCTGCTCGGCCAGGTCTTCGACGGGCTGATGCGGCCGCTGTCGTCGGCCCCGATGTGGCTGACACCCGAGCGGTCCGGATCCGCGGAAAACCCCACGGTACTGGCCCGCGAATGGACCTTTAAGCCGGAGGCGGTGGCCGGTGCCTGTGTTTCTCCGGGCGATGTCCTCGGCACGGTGCCGGATTCGGGGTCGGTGGTGCACCGGGTTCTGGTGCCGCCGGGCGTGTCCGGGGAGCTCGGCTGGCTGGCGGCCGAGAGCCGTGTCCACGCGCTCGACACGGTAGCCGTGATTGCCGGCCACGAGGTGGCGCTCTCCGAACGCTGTCCGGTCCGCCGGCCGCGTCCTTTCCGGTCCAGGCACAGCGGCACCGTGCCGCTGCACACCGGCCAGCGGGTACTGGACCTGATGTTTCCGGTGGCGCGCGGGGCTGCCGCGGCTGTTCCGGGCGGATTTGGAACGGGCAAGACGATGATGCTGCAGCAGATCGCGAAGTGGAGCGATGCCGACGTCATTGTCTATGTGGGCTGCGGAGAACGGGGCAATGAAATGGCCGACGTCCTCGACGGGCTCTCGCAGCTTGAGGACGGACGCACCGGGGGAAAGCTGATCGACCGCACCGTCATCATCGCCAATACCTCAAACATGCCCATGATGGCGCGGGAGGCGAGCATCTTCACCGGGATCACAGTGGCGGAATACTACCGCGACATGGGTTACGACGTCGTCGTGATCGCGGACTCGACCTCCCGCTGGGCAGAAGCGCTGCGTGAATTCGCCAACCGCAACGGTGACCTTCCCGCAGAAGAGGGCTACCCGGCCAATCTCGCCTCCGAACTGGCCTCTTTCTACGAGCGGGCCGGCCGTGTGACCACCCTCGGCGGGAAGACTGCTTCCGTGACGGTGATCGGGGCTGTGTCCCCGCCCGGCGGTGATATGACGGAACCGGTGACCACGGACACCCAGCGGTTTGTCCGGTCCCTGTGGATGCTGGACCGGGATCTTGCCTATTCCCGGCATTATCCCGCCGTGAGCTGGACCGGCTCCTTCGCCCGAGATGCGGAAGCCGTCGGCAGCTGGCATCGGGACCACGGAGATCCGGGCTGGGCCGCCCGCCGGGCCCGCGCCGCCGCCCTGCTCGCCGAGGCGGACCGCCTGGCCGAACTGGCGGAAATCATCGGAACCTCGTCGTTGCCGGGCCACGAACGGATGGTGCTGCTGGGCGGTCGCCTGCTGCGGGACGGCGTGCTCATGCAGAACGCGCTGAGCGCCAACGATGCGTTCTGTTCCGCGGAAAAAGGTGCCGCTCTGCTGGACCTCGTGCTCGACGTCGTCGCCGCGTGCCAGAGACTCGTGGAACGGGGCGTGGCCGCCACCACCATCGAGCAAACCGATCTCGGTCCGGTCCTTCGGGCCCGCGAAGAAACGGGGCCCTCGGACGCCGCAGCTGTGAAGGCCCGGAGCGGCGAAGTACTCAGGGCGTTGGAGGCCCTGCAATGAACCATACAAACGTCACGGAGACCGACGGTGCCGGACCGGTTCCGTTTTCCCGGGGCTTCGCCGCGCAGATCTCCCACGGAGATGTCCGGGAGCTCCGTGGGCCACTGCTCATTGCGGGCGGGATAGAAGGCGTGGGTTGGGATGAATTCGCCACCATAGATATGGACGGCGGCGAGCGGCGCCATGGCCTGGTCCTCGAAGTGGACCAGGACCTCGCCACCTTGCAGGTGCTTGAAAGCACCGACGGGATGTCGCTGGGAGGGATCCGGATCCGTTTTGAGGGCCGCCCCCTTCACATCGAGGTGGGAACGGGATGGCTGGGGCGGGTATGCAACGGACGCGGTGAACCGCTCGACGGCGGACCGCCGGTGACGGGCACGGCCACCCTTCCTGTCAGTGGTTGGCCGCTGAACCCGGTTTACCGGGAACCGCCGCAGGAACCTGTCCTGACCGGCATTTCGGTCATCGATGGATTGACCACTCTGGTCAGGGGACAAAAACTCCCCATCTTCTCCGTACCAGGACTCCCGCACCTGACGCTCGCCACCCAGATCGCGGCACAGGCAACCTCCGGCGGCCACTCATTCCGGGTGGTGTTCGCCGCCATGGGGCTGACCCATGCGGACATCGCATATGTCCGGGACCGTCTTGAAGAACGCTCCGCCGGGGGAGAGCTGGTTCTCCTCCTCAATGCTGCCGACGACCCGGTCATTGAACGGATCCTCACACCGCGCATCGCGCTGACCATCGCAGAACACCTCGCATACACCGAGGGCCATGACGTGCTCGTGATCATGTCAGACATGACGAGCTATGCCGAAGCGGTCCGTGAGGTGTCCGCGGCGCGGCGGGAAATCCCGGCACGCCGCGGCTACCCGGGTTATCTGTACAGCGATCTTGCCACCCTTTACGAGCGTTGCGGGCGTGTCAAGGGCCACGAGGGCTCGGTAACGATCGTTCCGGTGCTGACCATGCCGGCGGGCGATATAACCCACCCGGTGCCTGACCTGACGGGTTACATCACGGAGGGGCAGATTGTCCTTGCGCCTGAGATAGCCGCCCGTGGGATATATCCGCCGGTGGACGTCCTCTCCTCCCTGTCGCGCCTGATGCGCAGCGGCGCCGGCAAGGAGCGGACCCGGGAGGACCACCTCGACGTGGCGGCCCAGGTTCTTGCCGCCATGGCGCGTGCGCGGCAGGCCACCGAACTGGCGGAGCTGGTGGGGGCGGCCGCATTGAGCGAAACCGACCGCAGCTACATCCAGTACCGGACGCTGGTGGAAAACGGTCTCTTCAACCAGGGGCGCGACGAAATCCGGTCCTTGGACGATACTCTGGGCCGGGCCTGGGCGGCGCTGGCGGCGCTGCCGGAACAGGAATTGACCATGGTGTCCACCACGTTCCTGGGGCGTTACCTTCCCCGCCGGGATGACCGCCCATGAGCAGCATGGGACGGGCAGGCAAGGTCCGGGTCGAGCGCCGGCTGATGACCGCGCGTCACGGCGCACGGCTGTTGGACCGAAAGCAGCACATTTTGGCGGACGAGCTGGAACGGCTTCAGCTTCGTGCGGAACTCGCCCGCACGGAGTGGGAGGAGCTGGCAAGAGAAGCCGCGCTCTGGCTGCGTCGCGCTGCCGCACTGGACGGAAGCGCACGGATCGAGGAGGCCGCGCCGTTGGAGCCGGCAGGACTCCAACTGCGGTGGGGCAGCACGATGGGCGTGGCGTATCCCGAGGATCCAGAGTGCCAACTCCCGGCGGCGCCCGCCGCGGGCGGAAGCTCGGCACTGTCCTACGCGGCCGCCGTTCATCGCAGCGCGCTCGAAGCCGGGGTACGATACGCCGCCGACCAGCGCGCGGAAATGCTGCTGACTGCCGAACTGGCCGCGACCCGGACCCGGCAGCGGGCGGTTGAGAACCGCTGGATTCCCCGACTGGAAAACGAACTGCTGAACATCCGGCGGCAGCTTGACGCGCAGGAACTCGAAGAGAGCCTGCGCCTGCGCTGGGCCGCTGACCGAAACTCAGGGAACACCGCGGGACCGGCGCTAGGTGCCGCCCGGAAGGGCGCCTCATGAGCGATGTGATCCTGGTGGCAGTGAATGACTCCCGGGCCGCGTTCCGCGCCGCAGAAGTGGCCGTCGACTACGCGCGGAGGGTAGGCGCAAGCCTGAGGGTCGTGACAGTCAGGGACCCCGGGGCGCTGGACAAGCATCCCGGCGCCATTGACCCGGCCGCCCTGGCGAGACACACCGACTTGGCAGCTCAAGCAGCGCTCAGCCATGTTGCCGCGCTGGCAGCGGCGGCAGGAGTGGAAGTATCCTTCAGCCAGCGCTCCGGACGGGTTGCGGCTGAGATCCTGGCCGAGGCCCGTGAGGTCAAGGCGGCCCTGATAGTGGTCGCCCTGGTGGACCGGCCCGGCAGCGCAACGCCTTATATCGGAAATCACACGTTGCGGGTTCTGGAGTTCTCGGGTGTCCCCGTGATGGTGGTGCCGCTGCGTGAGGTCTAAGTGCCCCACGGGCCACTCCTGCCCGAACAGCGCCAGGGCCGGGCCGCAGACGTAGGTTCGGTTCATGCTGCGCCGCGCCGCGGTCCGCGGTGCTGATGCCAGACAAAGGCGAGTCTAAGGGCGGAGATGGAGGCCAGCGACACACCGATGAGCAGCAAGGTGGCCCGGTCGTGGAGGCTGAGTTGGATCCCCAGGATGGCCACAGCGCCAAGGCAGGCCACAAACCCGGTGCCGCTGACCAGTCGGGGCCAGAAGCCCGGCAGGACCCGGGCGGCAAGCAGGTTCGTGGCTCCGAAGACGGCCAGGAAGACCGCCGATCCGAAGGTCAGGAGGACAGTGATGTCCGGCAGCATGGCGAAGGCGCCGCCGAACACTGCCAGGAAGACGAGCGCGGTGGCGGGCAGACCGGCCCGGCTTCTTGCAAACGCCGCCGGCAGCTCCTTTGCCAGTGCAATCTCGTGCATCTGGCGCGCCGTCGAGAACAGCGTGGCGTTGATCGCGGAACTCGCCGCCAGAAGCGCCCCGAGGCTCGCGATCCAGTATCCCGCTGGCCCGAGGGCCGCCTGGCCCGCCGCGGCGAATGCCACTTCTTTTTGGGCAACGATGACGCTGTCGGAGACCAGCATTTGAGAGCCTACCGTCACGGTGACGTACACCAGCGTTACGATCGCGACCGAGAGGTAGAGTGCACGTGGCAGTGTCCGGCGTGGCCTCACGAGGTCATCGTAGTCGTAGGAGAGCAGCTCGAACCCCTCGTAGGCGACGAAGATCGATGCCGACGCTACGATGACACCGGCCAGGCCCTTGTCATCCAACGGGGCAAGCCTCTCCGGGGAGAAGTGAACGAAGCCGATGGCGGAGATCAGGGCAAGAACCGCGACCTTGGTCAGGACCACGACGTCTTCCGACAGAGCCGATGCGCCCACTCCGCGCAGGTTGATCCCCAGAAACACCAGCAGGATCAGGACGGCGAAACCGTTTGCGAACGCTCCCGGCAGACCAAAAGCATGTGCAGCGTAGTGGCCGAAGGTGAAGCCGTACACCGCTAAAGCGATCAGATATCCGAACATCAGTAACCACGAGATGTAAGATCCGGCGCGCGGGTACCCGGCATTGTGCAGGTAGACAAAGAGGCCGCCGGAACGTCCGGCCCGGGCCGAGAGTGCCGCGAAGGAATGCGCGGTCACCATGGCGATGGCCCCGCCGATGATGAAGCTCCCGACGGCGAGGTGTCCGGCAAGCGCGACGGTCACACCCAGGACGCTGAAGATGCCCCCGCCGATCATGCCTCCGACCGCCATCGCCACCGCATCACGCAAGCGGAGCTTACCCAGCCCCTTGTCCCGGTGCGCAGCCGTCCTGGGATGGAACGCCGCCTTCGGTGTCAGAGGTCCCGAATTCATGTCGTGCGCCCAATCTCTATGCCGGTGTCGTCCGGCTGTAGTGCCTGCGCCGACCGTAGCACTGACTCTGAACGGTGCGGGCACGTGAGGGCTAGGATGCTCACTGAGGCCAGTGAAAGGAAAGACAAATGACCAGTAACAGCGCATTCACGATTGTGGTGGGCTTTGACGGTTCCGAACATTCTCAGACAGCGCTGAACTGGGCTATGGACGAGGCCCGACAGCGCGACGGCCAGCTTCGCCTGGTCACAGCCTGGAACAAGGCGCGGATGGCCTGGTTTCCGGCTGTGCTGGAAACGGCGGCGGGTGAAATCGCCGCTGAAGAGTCCCCAGAGCAAATCGCGGGGACCCTTCAGGCTGAGGCGCTGAAGTCCGCTTCAGATGAGGGCGTGACCGCCACCGGGCAGGTCGTTCACAGTGATTCACCGGCGTCAGCAATACTCGACGCGGCCCGGAACGCGGATCTTGTAGTCGTTGGCTCCCGCGGGCACGGCGGATTTCCCGGTTTACACCTGGGCTCGGTCACGACCCAGGTCATCAGCCACGCACCGTGTCCGGTCCTGGTCGTCCGGCCCAAGGCCACCTGAGGCGTCAACCGCCGGCAAACCACCGCGGCGTCGGGGGAGGTCGGCTGTCGAATTGCCTGGCGACGATGACGTCCGTCGAGGAATGGGCCAGGATCGACAGCACAATTACCAGCGCCACGACATGAAAAAGCTCATCGGAGCGTTCCACGCCTGATTCCAGAACGAGAAGCCCATAGACGACAGAGGCGAACCCTTTCGGGCCGAACCACATAGCCGCGAGCTGTTCCTTGGCCGGCAGCCGCGTTCCGAGGAAGGAAATCAGCAGAGCCAACGGGCGGGCCACGACGATGGCCAGGACAGCGAAGACCCATCCCGTCCAGGCGATCTCTCCGAACAGGAACGTTGGTGTGATCAACGCACCAAACACCAGGATGGCCGCCAGCTTAAGCAGTTCGGACACCAGTTCCCCGAACTGTTCGAATTCCTCCCGGAAGCCCGGGCCCGCGGTAGCGACCGTGATGCCGGCCGAGAACGCGGCGAGGAAGAGGTTGGCCCCGGTCACCAGGCAGATGGCAAGTACGAGAAGGCCGATGG
This genomic window from Arthrobacter sp. 24S4-2 contains:
- a CDS encoding universal stress protein, with the translated sequence MTSNSAFTIVVGFDGSEHSQTALNWAMDEARQRDGQLRLVTAWNKARMAWFPAVLETAAGEIAAEESPEQIAGTLQAEALKSASDEGVTATGQVVHSDSPASAILDAARNADLVVVGSRGHGGFPGLHLGSVTTQVISHAPCPVLVVRPKAT
- a CDS encoding V-type ATP synthase subunit D, whose protein sequence is MSSMGRAGKVRVERRLMTARHGARLLDRKQHILADELERLQLRAELARTEWEELAREAALWLRRAAALDGSARIEEAAPLEPAGLQLRWGSTMGVAYPEDPECQLPAAPAAGGSSALSYAAAVHRSALEAGVRYAADQRAEMLLTAELAATRTRQRAVENRWIPRLENELLNIRRQLDAQELEESLRLRWAADRNSGNTAGPALGAARKGAS
- a CDS encoding universal stress protein, with amino-acid sequence MSDVILVAVNDSRAAFRAAEVAVDYARRVGASLRVVTVRDPGALDKHPGAIDPAALARHTDLAAQAALSHVAALAAAAGVEVSFSQRSGRVAAEILAEAREVKAALIVVALVDRPGSATPYIGNHTLRVLEFSGVPVMVVPLREV
- a CDS encoding APC family permease, coding for MNSGPLTPKAAFHPRTAAHRDKGLGKLRLRDAVAMAVGGMIGGGIFSVLGVTVALAGHLAVGSFIIGGAIAMVTAHSFAALSARAGRSGGLFVYLHNAGYPRAGSYISWLLMFGYLIALAVYGFTFGHYAAHAFGLPGAFANGFAVLILLVFLGINLRGVGASALSEDVVVLTKVAVLALISAIGFVHFSPERLAPLDDKGLAGVIVASASIFVAYEGFELLSYDYDDLVRPRRTLPRALYLSVAIVTLVYVTVTVGSQMLVSDSVIVAQKEVAFAAAGQAALGPAGYWIASLGALLAASSAINATLFSTARQMHEIALAKELPAAFARSRAGLPATALVFLAVFGGAFAMLPDITVLLTFGSAVFLAVFGATNLLAARVLPGFWPRLVSGTGFVACLGAVAILGIQLSLHDRATLLLIGVSLASISALRLAFVWHQHRGPRRGAA
- a CDS encoding V-type ATP synthase subunit B, translated to MNHTNVTETDGAGPVPFSRGFAAQISHGDVRELRGPLLIAGGIEGVGWDEFATIDMDGGERRHGLVLEVDQDLATLQVLESTDGMSLGGIRIRFEGRPLHIEVGTGWLGRVCNGRGEPLDGGPPVTGTATLPVSGWPLNPVYREPPQEPVLTGISVIDGLTTLVRGQKLPIFSVPGLPHLTLATQIAAQATSGGHSFRVVFAAMGLTHADIAYVRDRLEERSAGGELVLLLNAADDPVIERILTPRIALTIAEHLAYTEGHDVLVIMSDMTSYAEAVREVSAARREIPARRGYPGYLYSDLATLYERCGRVKGHEGSVTIVPVLTMPAGDITHPVPDLTGYITEGQIVLAPEIAARGIYPPVDVLSSLSRLMRSGAGKERTREDHLDVAAQVLAAMARARQATELAELVGAAALSETDRSYIQYRTLVENGLFNQGRDEIRSLDDTLGRAWAALAALPEQELTMVSTTFLGRYLPRRDDRP